From the Nonlabens marinus S1-08 genome, one window contains:
- the mnmE gene encoding tRNA uridine-5-carboxymethylaminomethyl(34) synthesis GTPase MnmE produces the protein MFKNDTIVALATPAGSGAIAVIRLSGSESHAIAAAVFVPAFAKAHSKPSSKLYERLHPNTVTLGHVYDGDRIVDQVLLTRFDAPRSYTGEDVVEISCHGSIYIQQEIIGLCLRKGARMAQAGEFTLQAFLNAKMDLSQAEAVADLISSESATAHQIALQQMRGGFSSELQGLRKQLLNFSSMIELELDFGEEDVEFANRDDLKRLLSESQQTLRKLIDSFALGNVLKSGIPIAIVGEPNVGKSTLLNALLNEEKAIVSDIAGTTRDSIEDEINIDGIRFRFIDTAGIRETTDTIETMGIQRSYSKAEQSRLVLYLLDATQLNSNPRIVHCLMRIQILKERFPDKPVVVILNKLDEITGLQHAEITKQIKKRSPETIVISLSAKSGTGVEELKEALVASFQSGALSADDSIVSNARHYDALQKAYSSLLEVQNGIENDISSEFLAIDIKATAESLGIITGEITNDELLGNIFSQFCIGK, from the coding sequence ATGTTCAAAAATGATACTATTGTTGCTTTAGCTACGCCTGCAGGTTCAGGTGCCATTGCTGTGATTCGACTTTCAGGTTCAGAATCTCATGCTATTGCTGCGGCGGTTTTTGTTCCCGCTTTCGCGAAAGCGCACTCAAAACCATCCTCAAAATTATACGAGCGACTGCATCCAAATACAGTGACATTAGGACACGTTTATGACGGCGATCGAATCGTAGACCAAGTGCTATTGACTAGGTTTGACGCTCCTAGATCCTATACGGGAGAGGATGTTGTAGAAATTTCCTGCCATGGATCCATTTACATACAACAAGAAATCATAGGCTTGTGTTTGAGAAAAGGTGCACGTATGGCTCAGGCCGGTGAATTCACTTTACAGGCCTTTCTCAATGCCAAAATGGATCTTTCACAAGCAGAAGCTGTAGCCGATTTGATATCTAGCGAGAGTGCTACTGCCCATCAGATTGCTTTACAGCAAATGCGCGGCGGTTTCTCTAGCGAACTACAAGGGTTAAGAAAGCAATTGCTCAACTTCTCGAGCATGATAGAATTAGAATTGGATTTTGGTGAGGAAGATGTGGAATTTGCCAATAGGGATGATCTCAAACGACTGTTGTCTGAAAGCCAACAAACCTTGCGGAAGCTGATTGACTCTTTTGCCCTTGGTAATGTGTTGAAATCGGGAATCCCAATCGCTATTGTGGGCGAACCTAACGTTGGGAAATCTACTTTATTAAATGCTTTGCTGAACGAGGAAAAAGCAATTGTAAGCGACATCGCTGGAACCACTAGGGACAGCATTGAGGACGAAATCAATATCGATGGAATCCGTTTTAGGTTTATTGACACTGCTGGAATCAGGGAAACAACAGATACCATTGAAACGATGGGGATCCAGCGCAGCTATTCCAAAGCAGAGCAGTCCAGATTGGTTCTTTATCTACTGGACGCCACACAGCTCAATTCAAACCCGCGAATTGTGCACTGTTTGATGCGCATCCAGATTTTAAAAGAACGTTTTCCAGATAAACCTGTCGTGGTCATCTTGAACAAACTAGATGAAATTACAGGTTTACAACATGCTGAAATCACTAAACAAATCAAAAAACGTTCACCAGAAACGATTGTAATATCGTTAAGCGCAAAATCAGGTACTGGTGTTGAGGAACTTAAAGAAGCACTAGTTGCCAGTTTCCAAAGTGGCGCATTGAGCGCAGATGACAGCATCGTGAGTAACGCCAGGCATTATGACGCTCTGCAAAAAGCGTACAGTTCCTTGCTAGAGGTTCAAAATGGCATTGAAAACGATATTTCGAGTGAGTTCCTCGCCATAGACATCAAAGCTACTGCAGAGTCACTTGGCATCATCACAGGCGAGATCACTAATGATGAGCTGTTGGGGAATATTTTTAGTCAGTTTTGCATCGGGAAGTAA
- a CDS encoding T9SS type A sorting domain-containing protein → MIKFYVSTLFSLFFATIALQAQVNYSGNGNTGFGGPVGPSSLQFSDNGTTVTGTFTKGTSDNFNNEMVIYIDSKSGGFSSTVNFNDPNSGDKLRRSIAGYGGFDGASRSVVNFPSGFEADYAIAINTGFGGLWQLIENAEFPFIDGVGNPANNTDTSFTFSFDWSELGISNSNNFKFVITYMDGFGGNGVFRSDEGYGDGLPSGNPGTDDVTFTSSLDFVGTKRTIADGVWSSTATWVNASVPTPSESIVVKNTVEADVPVTINNSLTVDGAAILTISSDQILNLNGSLTNNGTTRFASDANGTAQLISGASATVTGDLSMERFIPAFTNDRRAFRFVTSPVNSSGSIYDNWQDGGNAVAGLGTHITGSTTGANGFDATTTGASSLFTFDNTDTSTNQSAAWNPIANTDVLSLEAGKGYRLFVRGDRNYDLASSPANQPNSNVTLRALGAPVLTEPSVTLNPTAGFFSLVGNPFQAVVNFESLPKTNLNPNFVYVWNANASTRGAYATIDVSGADSPLQFIQPGQSFFVETATNGAASITFDRASRAPSQTNLTTFSVNETPSISMNLTAINGTERILVDQLKMNFDGTNDKTLNDARKLFNIDESISRKYDENTFLSIESRAVPTDQEILELDFRNYQYATYELWVNLENMEAETTAILVDQFLNTETTLDSGQNTVNYTVDTSNESANADRFKLKFDKSTAGTDEAATISWSVYPNPVSDGHLFVNVPEWNNANIGLKVTNLLGQVVINQTLDLTSSGATVINTSDIAQGMYVITLSNGDQQLSRKLMIQ, encoded by the coding sequence ATGATAAAATTTTACGTTTCGACATTATTTTCGCTTTTTTTCGCCACGATAGCGTTACAGGCACAAGTCAATTATTCTGGTAATGGTAATACTGGCTTTGGAGGTCCAGTAGGCCCAAGTTCTCTTCAATTTTCAGATAATGGCACTACTGTTACAGGTACTTTCACAAAAGGTACTAGCGACAATTTCAATAATGAGATGGTGATTTATATCGATTCCAAATCAGGGGGCTTTAGTTCAACGGTAAATTTTAACGATCCTAATTCAGGAGACAAATTAAGACGTTCCATAGCTGGTTATGGAGGTTTTGATGGAGCTTCACGTTCTGTGGTTAACTTCCCAAGTGGATTTGAAGCTGATTATGCAATAGCAATCAACACTGGCTTTGGAGGGTTGTGGCAGCTCATTGAAAATGCTGAATTCCCTTTCATAGATGGTGTTGGAAACCCAGCTAACAATACCGATACATCTTTTACTTTTTCATTCGACTGGAGTGAATTGGGAATTTCAAATTCCAACAATTTCAAATTTGTTATTACCTACATGGACGGATTTGGTGGAAATGGTGTTTTTAGAAGTGATGAAGGATATGGAGATGGTTTACCATCTGGTAATCCGGGAACCGATGATGTAACCTTTACTTCAAGTTTAGATTTTGTCGGTACAAAAAGAACAATTGCTGATGGAGTTTGGAGCTCGACCGCAACCTGGGTCAATGCAAGCGTACCCACGCCAAGCGAATCTATCGTTGTAAAGAATACAGTTGAGGCAGATGTCCCTGTAACAATTAATAACTCACTCACTGTTGATGGTGCTGCAATATTAACCATCTCATCAGATCAAATACTTAACCTTAATGGATCATTGACCAACAATGGCACTACACGATTTGCAAGCGATGCTAACGGTACCGCGCAATTGATTAGTGGTGCAAGCGCCACAGTAACTGGAGATCTAAGTATGGAACGTTTTATTCCAGCATTCACTAATGATAGAAGAGCGTTTCGTTTTGTTACTTCTCCTGTGAATAGTTCCGGATCCATTTATGACAACTGGCAAGATGGTGGAAACGCTGTAGCAGGACTTGGCACACATATAACTGGCTCGACTACTGGGGCAAATGGATTTGATGCTACAACTACTGGAGCATCGTCATTATTTACTTTTGACAATACAGACACCTCTACCAATCAATCAGCAGCTTGGAACCCTATTGCCAATACAGACGTGCTATCTCTTGAAGCAGGAAAAGGATACCGCCTATTTGTGCGAGGGGATCGCAATTATGACTTGGCTTCCAGTCCTGCTAACCAGCCCAACAGTAATGTGACGTTAAGAGCATTAGGAGCACCAGTTCTAACGGAACCTAGCGTGACCTTGAATCCTACAGCAGGATTTTTCAGTCTAGTTGGTAATCCTTTTCAAGCAGTGGTAAACTTTGAATCCTTACCTAAAACGAACTTGAATCCTAATTTTGTCTATGTATGGAACGCCAATGCTTCTACGAGAGGAGCTTATGCAACTATAGACGTTAGCGGTGCAGACAGTCCTTTACAATTCATCCAACCAGGTCAATCCTTCTTTGTAGAAACTGCAACTAATGGTGCCGCTTCTATCACATTTGATAGAGCTTCCAGAGCTCCCTCGCAAACTAATTTGACCACATTTTCTGTAAACGAAACACCGTCCATTTCAATGAATTTGACCGCTATCAACGGTACGGAAAGAATTTTAGTGGACCAGTTGAAAATGAATTTTGATGGGACAAATGATAAAACACTCAACGATGCTAGAAAGCTTTTTAATATTGATGAAAGTATTTCTAGAAAATATGATGAAAATACGTTCTTAAGTATTGAATCCAGAGCTGTTCCTACAGATCAAGAAATACTGGAATTAGACTTTAGAAACTATCAATACGCCACCTATGAACTGTGGGTAAATCTAGAAAACATGGAAGCTGAAACTACGGCGATTCTAGTAGATCAGTTTTTGAATACAGAAACTACTCTAGACTCTGGACAAAATACAGTAAATTATACGGTAGATACGTCAAACGAAAGTGCGAACGCTGATCGCTTCAAACTCAAATTTGACAAAAGTACAGCTGGGACTGATGAGGCTGCAACCATTTCATGGAGCGTGTATCCTAATCCTGTAAGCGATGGGCACTTATTTGTGAATGTACCAGAGTGGAATAATGCAAACATAGGCTTGAAGGTGACTAACCTTTTAGGTCAGGTAGTTATCAATCAAACTTTAGATTTGACTTCCAGTGGCGCAACGGTAATCAACACCAGCGACATAGCGCAGGGTATGTATGTTATTACGCTATCTAATGGCGATCAACAACTATCCCGCAAATTGATGATCCAATAA
- a CDS encoding Hpt domain-containing protein produces MSENDILELEQLKESFGDDPETFIAVLEMFMIEVPNDYEDLKNKMSIEDYYASGLLAHKVKSSYRMLGMEKETLLLQEIENRAKRKEQIEEIPRLFKQFQDGYEEGLKLIMRTIKSLKRR; encoded by the coding sequence ATGAGTGAAAATGATATTTTAGAATTAGAACAATTAAAGGAATCCTTCGGCGACGATCCAGAAACATTTATCGCGGTGCTGGAAATGTTTATGATTGAGGTTCCTAATGATTATGAGGACCTTAAAAACAAGATGTCTATTGAGGATTATTATGCCTCTGGCCTTCTCGCACACAAGGTGAAAAGTAGTTATCGAATGCTGGGCATGGAAAAGGAAACTCTATTGCTACAAGAAATTGAAAACCGTGCAAAGAGAAAGGAACAAATTGAAGAGATTCCAAGGCTTTTCAAGCAGTTTCAAGACGGTTATGAAGAGGGTTTGAAGTTGATTATGAGAACTATAAAAAGCTTAAAAAGGAGATAA
- a CDS encoding helix-turn-helix domain-containing protein, with protein MSTNLHIPKTCEYCGNLFTARTTVTRYCSHKCNSRHYKQIKREEKVKQALRETHKQQTTTPQAVETSSTNIANKDFLSVTEASQLIGVSRWTIQRMIKRGQLKAVPFGRKHIVARYQIENLFN; from the coding sequence ATGAGTACCAATCTACACATCCCAAAAACCTGCGAATACTGTGGAAATCTATTTACCGCACGTACCACAGTTACGCGTTACTGTTCGCATAAATGCAACAGCAGGCACTACAAACAGATTAAGAGAGAAGAAAAAGTAAAGCAAGCTTTACGAGAAACTCACAAGCAACAGACTACTACCCCACAGGCAGTTGAAACCTCATCTACTAATATTGCCAACAAAGATTTTTTAAGTGTAACCGAAGCATCACAATTAATAGGTGTAAGTAGATGGACCATACAACGTATGATTAAGCGCGGACAGCTAAAGGCAGTTCCCTTTGGACGAAAACATATAGTTGCACGATACCAGATTGAAAACCTCTTTAATTAA
- a CDS encoding site-specific integrase, producing the protein MKVTLRERKKNGKIALYLDYYHKGKRKTEYLKLYLSLNAKSKAEKDLNKKTKELATTICAQRQIEIQNGHYGFQDIEKLKGSFIAYVTALAEKKNTSKGNHGNWYSMLKHLKAFQTTDISFDQVDKQFVERFKEYLDKTAIGRANKSLSQNSKYSYYGKFTAALKQAVKDGILRVNPAAGVDHFKQGEPQREFLTLSELQQAVNTECELPELKKAFIFSALTGLRWSDIEKMVWSELQHSKENGYYIRFRQKKTKGAETLPIPEQAVQLLGDRKDPTDKVFQGLHYSAWTNLKLQQWMMKAGISKTITFHCARHTYATLQLTLGTDIYTVSKLLGHKELRTTQIYAKVIDDKKREASNRIQLDL; encoded by the coding sequence ATGAAAGTCACACTACGCGAGCGCAAGAAAAACGGAAAAATAGCTTTGTACCTTGATTACTACCATAAGGGCAAAAGAAAAACAGAGTATCTAAAATTGTATCTATCTCTAAACGCTAAAAGCAAAGCAGAGAAAGATCTCAATAAAAAGACTAAAGAACTGGCAACGACTATTTGTGCACAGCGACAAATCGAGATACAAAACGGACACTACGGATTTCAGGATATTGAGAAATTAAAGGGAAGTTTTATTGCTTATGTGACCGCACTTGCAGAAAAGAAAAATACCAGTAAAGGTAATCACGGCAATTGGTACAGTATGTTGAAACATCTAAAGGCATTTCAAACAACTGACATAAGTTTCGACCAGGTTGATAAACAATTTGTAGAACGGTTTAAAGAATACCTCGATAAGACTGCAATTGGTAGAGCGAACAAGTCATTATCTCAAAATTCTAAATATTCATATTACGGTAAATTCACAGCAGCTCTTAAGCAAGCTGTGAAAGATGGTATATTAAGAGTAAATCCAGCAGCAGGTGTTGACCATTTTAAACAAGGCGAACCACAACGCGAGTTTCTTACATTATCTGAATTACAGCAAGCTGTTAATACAGAATGTGAATTACCAGAACTAAAGAAAGCCTTTATATTTTCTGCCCTTACCGGCTTGCGATGGTCTGATATAGAGAAAATGGTTTGGTCAGAATTACAGCACTCTAAAGAAAACGGTTACTACATTAGATTTAGACAAAAGAAAACTAAAGGAGCTGAAACCCTACCTATTCCAGAACAAGCTGTTCAATTATTGGGCGACCGAAAAGACCCAACAGATAAAGTTTTTCAAGGATTACATTATAGCGCCTGGACAAATCTTAAGTTACAGCAATGGATGATGAAGGCTGGAATTTCTAAAACAATCACTTTTCACTGCGCAAGGCACACTTACGCTACGCTTCAGCTAACTTTGGGAACTGATATTTATACAGTATCAAAATTATTAGGTCACAAAGAATTGCGTACCACACAGATTTATGCAAAAGTAATAGATGACAAAAAACGTGAAGCTTCTAACCGTATTCAACTTGATTTATAA
- a CDS encoding S9 family peptidase: MKMTFKCIAFVTVFAFAKAYAQEKLTYQQPSEEIMKLVDYDRPPWALIDTDAENMVLLYRDTYKSIADLSEEEMRLGGLRINPKTNIGSRTTFYDKVAIQKVGSKEMRPVTGLPATPKLSNVNWSPDESMIAMTHTTNNGTEVWVLDVEKAAARKLTDATVNANMGNPLDWFKDGKSLLVKMLADDRKPLIDTSVDIPSGPTISTSDGSKAQNRTYQDLLKNPSDEHNFEQLALSKLVRVHLDGTSSDYLPGAMYTGVSFSPDGSHVMVSKLQKPFSYIVTYGRFPQQSHVYDTNATLVAQVNDVPLIEEMPQGFMAEREGKRNMSWRADQPHTLMFATVLDKGDPEVEVPYRDQVYTWESPFKEGTQKELVKTKDRFSGITFGDKNTAIVYDYWWNTRNTRTYVFDPSDASKEPTVLFDRSYQDSYSDPGSFVTVKNEYNNSVLKLNGDIAFLMGDGYSDKGQFPFIDQINLETQDKKRLYTSTYTDKKETLVEALDMDKGTVLVRIEGPTQYPNYYIRNIYKKNKLDQISYFENPFSGMQNVHKELITYKRDDGVPLNATLYLPPNYDMKKKEKLPMLLWAYPVEYKDASNAGQNTQNPNEFIYPSYGSFVYWVMKGYAVVDDAAFPIIGEGDTEPNDTFLKQLVANGKAAIDAVDEMGYIDRNRVGVGGHSYGAFMTANLLAHSDLFAAGIARSGAYNRTLTPFGFQSEERNYWEAPEIYNTMSPFMNAEKVDEPILLIHGQADNNSGTYPLQSERYFNALKGLGATARLVMLPKESHGYAAKESILHVLWEQDQWLDKYVKNKPVANNEMKAEPQMKGE; this comes from the coding sequence ATGAAAATGACCTTTAAATGCATTGCGTTTGTGACGGTATTCGCTTTCGCGAAAGCGTACGCACAAGAAAAACTTACCTACCAGCAACCCTCTGAGGAGATTATGAAGCTGGTAGATTATGACCGCCCACCATGGGCATTAATAGATACGGATGCAGAAAACATGGTGCTGCTCTACAGGGATACCTATAAATCCATCGCCGATTTATCTGAAGAAGAAATGCGGCTGGGTGGCTTGCGCATCAATCCTAAAACTAACATAGGCAGCCGAACGACCTTTTATGACAAGGTCGCCATTCAAAAAGTAGGATCTAAAGAAATGCGGCCTGTAACTGGTTTACCCGCTACGCCTAAATTATCCAATGTCAATTGGTCTCCAGATGAATCCATGATAGCCATGACGCACACCACAAATAATGGAACTGAAGTCTGGGTGCTGGACGTGGAAAAAGCAGCAGCCCGCAAACTTACTGACGCTACTGTAAATGCAAATATGGGAAACCCACTGGACTGGTTTAAAGATGGAAAATCTTTATTAGTCAAAATGCTGGCAGATGATCGCAAGCCACTTATTGATACGAGTGTAGACATCCCGTCAGGCCCTACCATTTCTACCAGCGATGGTTCTAAAGCACAAAACAGGACCTATCAGGATTTACTTAAAAACCCTTCAGACGAGCATAATTTTGAGCAACTGGCATTGAGCAAATTGGTGCGAGTACATCTAGATGGAACTTCATCAGATTACCTTCCAGGAGCTATGTATACAGGTGTTTCTTTTTCGCCAGATGGTTCTCATGTGATGGTTTCTAAACTGCAAAAACCTTTTTCTTACATCGTCACATATGGCAGGTTTCCACAACAATCTCATGTATACGACACAAACGCCACTTTAGTTGCTCAAGTAAATGACGTGCCGTTAATTGAAGAAATGCCACAAGGTTTCATGGCAGAACGTGAAGGGAAAAGGAACATGTCCTGGAGGGCAGATCAACCGCATACCTTAATGTTTGCGACTGTTTTAGATAAAGGAGATCCTGAGGTAGAGGTTCCTTACCGTGATCAAGTATATACTTGGGAAAGTCCTTTTAAAGAAGGGACTCAAAAGGAATTGGTAAAGACAAAAGATCGCTTTTCTGGAATCACCTTTGGTGATAAGAATACGGCAATAGTATATGATTACTGGTGGAATACTCGCAATACAAGAACCTATGTATTTGACCCAAGCGATGCCTCAAAAGAACCAACGGTTCTTTTTGATCGCAGCTATCAAGATTCCTATTCAGATCCAGGGAGTTTTGTGACGGTTAAGAATGAATACAATAACAGTGTGCTAAAGCTCAATGGAGATATCGCTTTCCTAATGGGAGATGGGTATTCTGATAAAGGTCAGTTTCCATTTATTGATCAAATAAACCTTGAGACTCAGGATAAAAAGCGTTTATACACGTCCACTTATACAGACAAGAAAGAGACACTAGTTGAAGCGCTAGATATGGATAAAGGAACTGTGTTGGTGCGTATAGAAGGACCTACACAATACCCTAATTACTACATCCGTAATATTTATAAAAAGAACAAACTGGATCAGATCAGTTATTTTGAAAATCCCTTTTCTGGAATGCAAAACGTGCATAAAGAACTCATCACCTATAAAAGAGATGATGGTGTGCCTTTGAACGCAACGTTGTATTTACCACCTAATTATGACATGAAGAAGAAGGAAAAACTTCCTATGCTATTATGGGCTTACCCAGTGGAATACAAGGATGCATCTAATGCTGGTCAAAACACTCAAAACCCTAATGAATTTATCTATCCAAGTTATGGAAGTTTTGTCTATTGGGTGATGAAAGGTTATGCTGTGGTTGACGATGCGGCATTCCCAATTATTGGCGAAGGGGATACAGAGCCAAATGATACCTTTTTAAAGCAATTGGTGGCTAACGGTAAGGCGGCAATTGACGCAGTAGATGAAATGGGGTATATAGATCGAAATAGAGTAGGAGTAGGAGGTCATAGTTACGGTGCTTTTATGACAGCAAATCTATTGGCACATTCTGACCTATTCGCAGCTGGAATCGCTAGATCTGGAGCCTATAACAGAACCTTGACGCCATTTGGCTTTCAAAGTGAGGAACGTAATTACTGGGAGGCGCCAGAAATTTATAATACCATGTCACCTTTCATGAATGCAGAAAAAGTGGATGAGCCTATATTACTTATTCATGGACAGGCAGATAATAATAGCGGTACCTATCCATTACAAAGTGAGCGTTACTTTAATGCCTTAAAAGGTCTGGGAGCTACGGCACGACTGGTAATGTTGCCTAAAGAAAGTCACGGTTATGCCGCTAAAGAGTCCATTCTTCATGTGTTATGGGAGCAAGACCAATGGCTGGATAAATATGTAAAGAATAAGCCAGTGGCAAACAACGAAATGAAAGCAGAACCGCAAATGAAAGGTGAGTAA
- a CDS encoding DUF6617 family protein yields the protein MSKDLFSDILYVDTYLKDQRSELKFKELLPKLDKEYKETTPTQEIRFPKKAFSPKLKYYEKLIDKETALHFNEMIAELDRTSTEEHLQFLYQKWHNRFISYLLNIQQYIQNNEMQEKAFTVPGASADADHVHAIFYLKANAILLFLELQHRFSYNSDEPLLTQEEIHEVYFQELPPNDLYVVEFSGKPISKPKPSINVGGKFNAIKADLDFRIPNDKILTYAELVKSSKADAFARLEERLVEENLIDNKYSFNNKRGNKQVIAAFFLTLFEKGYFNERVFPDGKPPKKIERKHIIKFFAHRYGPGSYADKEYRNFEGSKRPKYNQLLIKHPWLDQIS from the coding sequence ATGAGCAAAGATTTATTTTCTGATATACTTTATGTTGATACTTATTTAAAAGACCAACGTAGCGAATTAAAATTTAAAGAGCTACTTCCAAAACTTGATAAAGAGTACAAGGAAACAACGCCTACCCAAGAAATCCGCTTTCCTAAAAAAGCATTTTCACCAAAGCTCAAGTATTACGAAAAGCTCATTGATAAAGAGACAGCGCTTCATTTTAATGAAATGATAGCAGAACTTGATAGAACCTCAACAGAAGAACATCTACAGTTTCTATATCAAAAATGGCATAATAGATTTATAAGTTATCTATTAAACATACAGCAGTATATCCAGAATAATGAAATGCAGGAAAAAGCTTTTACTGTTCCGGGTGCATCTGCTGATGCAGACCACGTACACGCTATATTTTATTTGAAAGCAAATGCAATTTTATTGTTTTTAGAATTGCAGCATAGATTTTCATACAATAGTGATGAACCATTACTTACTCAAGAAGAAATTCACGAAGTATATTTTCAGGAGTTACCACCTAATGACTTGTACGTAGTTGAATTTAGTGGTAAACCTATCAGCAAACCAAAACCATCTATAAATGTAGGTGGTAAATTCAACGCGATTAAAGCAGACCTTGACTTTAGAATACCTAATGATAAAATCTTGACTTATGCAGAGCTGGTCAAATCCTCAAAAGCTGACGCTTTTGCTCGTCTTGAAGAAAGATTGGTGGAAGAAAATCTTATTGATAACAAGTATTCATTCAATAACAAACGTGGCAACAAACAGGTAATAGCTGCCTTTTTTCTCACATTATTTGAAAAAGGGTACTTCAATGAACGTGTTTTTCCCGATGGGAAACCACCAAAAAAGATTGAAAGAAAGCACATCATAAAGTTCTTCGCTCACAGATATGGTCCAGGTAGTTATGCAGATAAGGAATACCGAAACTTTGAAGGTTCAAAACGACCAAAGTACAATCAGTTGCTCATCAAACATCCTTGGCTTGACCAAATAAGCTAA
- a CDS encoding DUF4268 domain-containing protein: MYSKEEAKQIRQDFWTFFGKRYHRKWTLYDTKIKDINLKFSMEDPRAMVSIDVEHDDDVFREYYFDKLKSLKSILIEEVSEDLVFDPHYLLESGKEISRIYIYLEPVKLMRKTDWPKIYEFFYKYMDRLETFFWEYQDYIKE, from the coding sequence ATGTATTCAAAGGAAGAAGCAAAGCAAATACGACAGGATTTTTGGACCTTTTTTGGGAAACGGTACCACCGCAAGTGGACTTTGTACGATACAAAAATTAAGGATATCAATCTGAAATTTTCCATGGAAGATCCACGGGCAATGGTTTCAATAGATGTGGAACATGATGATGACGTTTTCCGCGAGTATTATTTTGATAAGTTGAAAAGCCTAAAGTCTATTTTAATAGAAGAAGTTTCTGAAGATTTGGTTTTTGATCCACACTACCTTCTAGAGTCAGGAAAAGAAATTTCTAGAATCTATATCTATCTAGAGCCGGTTAAATTAATGCGTAAAACAGACTGGCCTAAGATTTATGAATTTTTCTATAAGTATATGGATCGCCTAGAAACCTTTTTCTGGGAATATCAAGATTATATCAAGGAGTAA